One stretch of Xiphophorus hellerii strain 12219 chromosome 21, Xiphophorus_hellerii-4.1, whole genome shotgun sequence DNA includes these proteins:
- the LOC116711646 gene encoding choline-phosphate cytidylyltransferase B isoform X1 encodes MVKQRRVRVNPGCAAVTPLCCRRGSWKTLTEPAIFASETSCDCRAPHEKLSITQARRGTPVDRPVRVYADGIFDLFHSGHARALMQAKNLFPNTYLIVGVCSDELTHKYKGFTVMTEHERYEALRHCRYVDEVLRDAPWTLTPEFLEKHKIDFVAHDDIPYSSAGSEDVYKHIKEAGMFVPTQRTEGISTSDIITRIVRDYDVYARRNLQRGYTAKELNVSYINEKKYRLQNQVDRMKEKVRNVEEKSKHFVYRVEEKSHDLIQKWEEKSREFIGNFLELFGPDGTWKQVFQERSGRMLSYALSPRESPCNSPPRELSPLRSPSPPSPPARWYNARPSPPTSPKGASASISSMSEGDEDEK; translated from the exons ATGGTGAAACAGCGCCGCGTCAGAGTGAACCCCGGCTGCGCGGCTGTTACGCCTCTTTGTTGCAGAAGAGGATCGTGGAAG ACTCTCACCGAGCCTGCCATCTTCGCCTCGGAGACCAGCTGCGACTGTCGAGCGCCTCACGAGAAGCTCAGCATCACGCAGGCCCGCAGAGGCACCCCAG tggaCCGGCCGGTCAGAGTCTATGCAGATGGCATCTTTGACCTGTTCCACTCGGGCCACGCTCGTGCGCTTATGCAGGCCAAGAACTTGTTTCCTAACACCTATCTCATAGTAGGAG TGTGCAGCGATGAGCTGACCCACAAGTACAAGGGTTTCACAGTCATGACGGAACACGAACGCTATGAAGCCCTGAGGCATTGCCGCTACGTGGACGAAGTCCTGAGAGACGCACCGTGGACTCTCACACCGGAGTTCCTTGAGAAACACAAG ATCGATTTTGTGGCTCACGATGACATCCCGTACTCCTCAGCAGGATCTGAGGACGTTTACAAACACATCAAAGAAGCAG GGATGTTTGTGCCCACGCAACGGACGGAGGGGATCTCCACCTCTGACATAATTACTAGAATTGTCAGAGACTATGATGTCTACGCCCGACGCAACCTGCAGCGGGGCTACACGGCTAAAGAGCTCAACGTCAGCTACATCAAC GAGAAGAAGTATCGGCTACAGAACCAGGTAGATCGCATGAAGGAAAAGGTTCGAAATGTCGAAGAAAAgagcaaacattttgtttaccGTGTGGAGGAGAAGAGTCACGATCTCATCCAGAAATGGGAAGAAAAATCTAGAGAATTCATTGGCAACTTCTTAGAACTTTTTGGACCTGATGGGACATGG AAACAAGTGTTTCAGGAGCGCAGTGGTCGGATGCTGTCCTACGCTCTGTCACCCAGAGAATCGCCCTGCAACAGCCCCCCGCGTGAACTGTCCCCGCTGCGCTCCCCGTCCCCTCCGTCGCCCCCTGCCCGCTGGTACAACGCCCGGCCCTCGCCCCCCACCTCCCCCAAAGGCGCATCGGCCTCGATAAGCAGCATGAGTGAAGGCGACGAAGACGAGAAGTAG
- the LOC116711646 gene encoding choline-phosphate cytidylyltransferase B isoform X3, whose product MVVSTLTEPAIFASETSCDCRAPHEKLSITQARRGTPVDRPVRVYADGIFDLFHSGHARALMQAKNLFPNTYLIVGVCSDELTHKYKGFTVMTEHERYEALRHCRYVDEVLRDAPWTLTPEFLEKHKIDFVAHDDIPYSSAGSEDVYKHIKEAGMFVPTQRTEGISTSDIITRIVRDYDVYARRNLQRGYTAKELNVSYINEKKYRLQNQVDRMKEKVRNVEEKSKHFVYRVEEKSHDLIQKWEEKSREFIGNFLELFGPDGTWKQVFQERSGRMLSYALSPRESPCNSPPRELSPLRSPSPPSPPARWYNARPSPPTSPKGASASISSMSEGDEDEK is encoded by the exons ATGGTGGTTTCT ACTCTCACCGAGCCTGCCATCTTCGCCTCGGAGACCAGCTGCGACTGTCGAGCGCCTCACGAGAAGCTCAGCATCACGCAGGCCCGCAGAGGCACCCCAG tggaCCGGCCGGTCAGAGTCTATGCAGATGGCATCTTTGACCTGTTCCACTCGGGCCACGCTCGTGCGCTTATGCAGGCCAAGAACTTGTTTCCTAACACCTATCTCATAGTAGGAG TGTGCAGCGATGAGCTGACCCACAAGTACAAGGGTTTCACAGTCATGACGGAACACGAACGCTATGAAGCCCTGAGGCATTGCCGCTACGTGGACGAAGTCCTGAGAGACGCACCGTGGACTCTCACACCGGAGTTCCTTGAGAAACACAAG ATCGATTTTGTGGCTCACGATGACATCCCGTACTCCTCAGCAGGATCTGAGGACGTTTACAAACACATCAAAGAAGCAG GGATGTTTGTGCCCACGCAACGGACGGAGGGGATCTCCACCTCTGACATAATTACTAGAATTGTCAGAGACTATGATGTCTACGCCCGACGCAACCTGCAGCGGGGCTACACGGCTAAAGAGCTCAACGTCAGCTACATCAAC GAGAAGAAGTATCGGCTACAGAACCAGGTAGATCGCATGAAGGAAAAGGTTCGAAATGTCGAAGAAAAgagcaaacattttgtttaccGTGTGGAGGAGAAGAGTCACGATCTCATCCAGAAATGGGAAGAAAAATCTAGAGAATTCATTGGCAACTTCTTAGAACTTTTTGGACCTGATGGGACATGG AAACAAGTGTTTCAGGAGCGCAGTGGTCGGATGCTGTCCTACGCTCTGTCACCCAGAGAATCGCCCTGCAACAGCCCCCCGCGTGAACTGTCCCCGCTGCGCTCCCCGTCCCCTCCGTCGCCCCCTGCCCGCTGGTACAACGCCCGGCCCTCGCCCCCCACCTCCCCCAAAGGCGCATCGGCCTCGATAAGCAGCATGAGTGAAGGCGACGAAGACGAGAAGTAG
- the LOC116711646 gene encoding choline-phosphate cytidylyltransferase B isoform X2: MEELEHTCPHPRTTLTEPAIFASETSCDCRAPHEKLSITQARRGTPVDRPVRVYADGIFDLFHSGHARALMQAKNLFPNTYLIVGVCSDELTHKYKGFTVMTEHERYEALRHCRYVDEVLRDAPWTLTPEFLEKHKIDFVAHDDIPYSSAGSEDVYKHIKEAGMFVPTQRTEGISTSDIITRIVRDYDVYARRNLQRGYTAKELNVSYINEKKYRLQNQVDRMKEKVRNVEEKSKHFVYRVEEKSHDLIQKWEEKSREFIGNFLELFGPDGTWKQVFQERSGRMLSYALSPRESPCNSPPRELSPLRSPSPPSPPARWYNARPSPPTSPKGASASISSMSEGDEDEK; encoded by the exons ATGGAGGAGCTAGAGCACACCTGCCCTCATCCCCGGACG ACTCTCACCGAGCCTGCCATCTTCGCCTCGGAGACCAGCTGCGACTGTCGAGCGCCTCACGAGAAGCTCAGCATCACGCAGGCCCGCAGAGGCACCCCAG tggaCCGGCCGGTCAGAGTCTATGCAGATGGCATCTTTGACCTGTTCCACTCGGGCCACGCTCGTGCGCTTATGCAGGCCAAGAACTTGTTTCCTAACACCTATCTCATAGTAGGAG TGTGCAGCGATGAGCTGACCCACAAGTACAAGGGTTTCACAGTCATGACGGAACACGAACGCTATGAAGCCCTGAGGCATTGCCGCTACGTGGACGAAGTCCTGAGAGACGCACCGTGGACTCTCACACCGGAGTTCCTTGAGAAACACAAG ATCGATTTTGTGGCTCACGATGACATCCCGTACTCCTCAGCAGGATCTGAGGACGTTTACAAACACATCAAAGAAGCAG GGATGTTTGTGCCCACGCAACGGACGGAGGGGATCTCCACCTCTGACATAATTACTAGAATTGTCAGAGACTATGATGTCTACGCCCGACGCAACCTGCAGCGGGGCTACACGGCTAAAGAGCTCAACGTCAGCTACATCAAC GAGAAGAAGTATCGGCTACAGAACCAGGTAGATCGCATGAAGGAAAAGGTTCGAAATGTCGAAGAAAAgagcaaacattttgtttaccGTGTGGAGGAGAAGAGTCACGATCTCATCCAGAAATGGGAAGAAAAATCTAGAGAATTCATTGGCAACTTCTTAGAACTTTTTGGACCTGATGGGACATGG AAACAAGTGTTTCAGGAGCGCAGTGGTCGGATGCTGTCCTACGCTCTGTCACCCAGAGAATCGCCCTGCAACAGCCCCCCGCGTGAACTGTCCCCGCTGCGCTCCCCGTCCCCTCCGTCGCCCCCTGCCCGCTGGTACAACGCCCGGCCCTCGCCCCCCACCTCCCCCAAAGGCGCATCGGCCTCGATAAGCAGCATGAGTGAAGGCGACGAAGACGAGAAGTAG